The proteins below are encoded in one region of Streptomyces cyanogenus:
- a CDS encoding SpoIIE family protein phosphatase — protein MPRDGSARAGVAQLRASEAGALGTGPPSSAPEAAASARVLTFAGAALAAVYVPGGGPGTETLRLVEAAGCATPEHGLPERLVLTGDSPAAHAFRTGRPLWLKPAALASFSEGGPASPSAGVSLGALPLAAAGTRLGCLVVTGTAADGFDAEQQRFLARYADAVAGLLQAGDPGPAPPRLLGPALRSLGVGSFVLMPESGLIEADETLLQLVGILPHTFDGKAATLLAHALPEDMPGLMTVLEPSTEASGVRELEFRVRCPGGEMRWLSLRYRALGSTGDRPDRVLGVVTATSVLPRSSDDVSRIQWLTAALDDATTVADVSRVVVTALREPLGADRIALAELQDERLTVTVLDPPDPAAWPEAWRADWRSDWPDPAVAALPTLQAALRDGHVGLWPAGTALEPGLAGVGPGGLAVLPLPAKGRAVGVCLIGWNQPHAFAPDERTLLTATAALVGQAVKRAHAHDAEQELATMLQRSLLPRRLPELSGGTAVARYLPARRGLQVGGDWYDVIALSDDRVALVIGDVQGHSAGAATIMGQMRTAVRAYAVEGHPPDVVVSHANRLLVGMETDLFATCCYAELDMEEGNVLFVRAGHLSPLMRHPDGSAEEVRVEGALPLGVSADAEFPMTSVALAPGTLLALVTDGLVEAADLPLDNGMQRTRTALAAADPSDPGRVADELLGDAGRREDDVALLLLRYDGMKTRPIRAGWAVWRLPDAVMHARRFTARTLRRWNVEEVADAVLLVVSELVTNALVHTQGPVHVDLVLRGDRVRVSVNDSSPRAPAKPVIVDWESTGGRGLMLVEALSESFGSVPVASGKQVWSEIVVPHREPSGTDPGLPADRGGPP, from the coding sequence ATGCCTCGTGACGGCAGTGCCCGGGCCGGAGTCGCGCAGTTGCGGGCATCCGAGGCCGGCGCCCTCGGCACCGGCCCACCGTCTTCCGCTCCGGAAGCCGCCGCGAGTGCTCGTGTCCTGACGTTCGCCGGAGCGGCGCTGGCAGCGGTCTACGTGCCCGGTGGTGGTCCCGGGACGGAAACACTACGGCTGGTGGAAGCCGCGGGCTGCGCCACTCCCGAGCACGGGCTGCCGGAGCGCCTGGTCCTGACCGGTGACTCACCAGCGGCCCACGCCTTCCGCACCGGCCGGCCCCTGTGGCTGAAGCCCGCGGCACTAGCCTCCTTCTCCGAGGGCGGCCCGGCGTCCCCGAGCGCGGGGGTGTCGCTCGGCGCACTGCCCCTGGCGGCGGCGGGCACACGGCTGGGCTGCCTGGTCGTCACGGGCACCGCCGCGGACGGTTTCGACGCCGAGCAACAGCGCTTCCTGGCGCGGTACGCCGACGCGGTCGCCGGCCTGCTCCAGGCCGGCGACCCGGGGCCCGCGCCGCCGCGGCTGCTGGGCCCGGCCCTGCGCAGCCTGGGCGTCGGCTCTTTCGTCCTGATGCCGGAGAGCGGCCTGATCGAGGCCGACGAGACCCTCCTCCAGCTGGTCGGCATCCTGCCGCACACCTTCGACGGGAAGGCGGCGACGCTGCTCGCGCACGCCCTCCCGGAGGACATGCCCGGCCTCATGACGGTCCTGGAGCCGTCCACCGAGGCGTCCGGCGTCCGGGAGCTGGAGTTCCGGGTGCGCTGCCCCGGCGGCGAAATGCGCTGGCTGAGCCTGCGGTACCGGGCGCTCGGGAGCACCGGCGACCGGCCGGACCGGGTGCTGGGCGTGGTGACGGCGACCTCGGTCCTGCCCCGCAGCAGCGACGACGTCTCCCGGATCCAGTGGCTGACCGCGGCACTGGACGACGCCACGACCGTCGCCGACGTCAGCCGCGTGGTGGTCACCGCGCTCCGCGAGCCGCTCGGCGCGGACCGGATCGCGCTCGCCGAGCTGCAGGACGAGCGGCTCACGGTCACTGTGCTCGATCCGCCGGATCCCGCAGCCTGGCCGGAGGCGTGGCGTGCCGACTGGCGCTCGGACTGGCCCGATCCGGCGGTCGCCGCCCTGCCGACCCTGCAGGCGGCCCTGCGGGACGGACACGTGGGGCTGTGGCCGGCCGGCACCGCCCTCGAACCCGGACTCGCGGGCGTCGGTCCCGGCGGCCTGGCCGTCCTGCCGCTGCCCGCCAAGGGCCGGGCCGTCGGCGTGTGCCTCATCGGCTGGAACCAGCCGCACGCGTTCGCCCCCGACGAGCGGACCCTGCTGACCGCCACCGCGGCGCTGGTCGGGCAGGCCGTCAAGCGCGCGCACGCGCACGACGCCGAACAGGAGCTCGCGACGATGCTCCAGCGCAGCCTGCTGCCCCGGCGCCTTCCCGAACTGTCCGGCGGGACGGCCGTCGCCCGCTATCTGCCCGCCAGGCGCGGGCTGCAGGTGGGCGGCGACTGGTACGACGTCATCGCCCTCTCCGACGACCGGGTGGCGCTGGTCATCGGCGACGTGCAGGGACACAGTGCCGGAGCAGCGACGATCATGGGGCAGATGCGTACCGCGGTCAGGGCGTACGCGGTGGAGGGCCACCCACCGGACGTGGTCGTCTCACACGCCAACCGTCTCCTGGTCGGCATGGAGACCGACCTGTTCGCCACCTGCTGCTACGCCGAACTGGACATGGAGGAGGGGAACGTCCTGTTCGTCCGGGCGGGGCACCTCTCACCGCTGATGCGCCATCCCGACGGCAGCGCCGAGGAGGTGCGGGTCGAGGGCGCGCTGCCGCTCGGGGTCTCCGCGGACGCGGAGTTCCCCATGACCTCGGTCGCGCTGGCCCCCGGCACGCTGCTCGCCCTGGTCACCGACGGCCTGGTCGAGGCTGCCGATCTGCCCCTGGACAACGGCATGCAGCGCACCCGCACCGCGCTCGCCGCCGCGGATCCCTCGGATCCGGGGCGGGTGGCCGACGAACTCCTGGGCGACGCCGGCCGCCGCGAGGACGACGTGGCGCTGTTGCTGCTCCGCTACGACGGCATGAAGACCCGGCCCATACGCGCCGGCTGGGCGGTGTGGCGGCTGCCGGACGCCGTCATGCACGCCCGCCGTTTCACCGCGCGCACACTGCGCCGGTGGAACGTCGAAGAGGTGGCGGACGCGGTCCTGCTGGTGGTGTCCGAACTGGTCACCAACGCCCTGGTGCACACCCAGGGGCCGGTCCACGTCGACCTGGTGCTGCGCGGGGACCGGGTGCGGGTCAGTGTGAACGACTCGTCGCCGCGCGCGCCCGCCAAGCCGGTGATCGTGGACTGGGAGTCGACCGGCGGCCGGGGGCTGATGCTGGTCGAAGCGCTGTCGGAGTCCTTCGGCTCGGTGCCGGTCGCCAGCGGCAAACAGGTGTGGAGCGAGATCGTCGTACCGCACCGCGAGCCGTCCGGCACGGACCCGGGTCTCCCGGCGGACCGGGGCGGCCCGCCGTGA
- a CDS encoding substrate-binding domain-containing protein encodes MRAFIRDSAAVLAAVSTTLAVASCGTGAGNTSDSHDSLRIGLLLPDATTARWETQDRPLLEKKIKELCADCKVEHANARGDVAIQQEQMESLITGGVDAILLVPVDAKALGASVRKAHAAGIPVISYDRLSSGPISGYVSFDGEEVGRLQGRALLKAMGDKAHDGQIVMMNGDLADPNAVSFKQGALSVLKGKVKIAKAYDTHQWSMEAANMNMSGAISALGAGRIQGVYAANDGLAAGSIAALKANKVRPLPPVTGQDAELSAVRRIVAGDQYMTVYKPFGPEASAGSAMAVAAARGAGLDRIATGRVRTSEGTAVPAVRLTPESVTVADIEPVLVKDGAYTIRQICIPQLAAACARAGLT; translated from the coding sequence ATGAGGGCCTTCATACGCGACTCGGCCGCGGTCCTGGCCGCGGTCTCGACGACCCTCGCCGTCGCGTCCTGTGGAACCGGGGCCGGGAACACCTCCGACAGCCATGACTCGCTCAGGATCGGCCTGCTGCTGCCGGACGCCACGACCGCTCGGTGGGAGACACAGGACAGGCCACTGCTCGAGAAGAAGATCAAGGAGCTGTGCGCCGACTGCAAGGTCGAGCACGCCAACGCCAGGGGCGACGTGGCGATCCAGCAGGAGCAGATGGAGTCGCTGATCACCGGGGGCGTCGACGCCATCCTGCTCGTGCCCGTGGACGCCAAGGCGCTCGGCGCCTCCGTCAGGAAGGCACACGCGGCGGGTATCCCGGTCATCTCCTACGACCGCCTCTCCAGCGGCCCGATCTCGGGATACGTCTCCTTCGACGGCGAGGAGGTCGGCAGGCTCCAGGGCAGGGCGCTGCTGAAGGCCATGGGCGACAAGGCGCACGACGGTCAGATCGTCATGATGAACGGCGACCTCGCCGATCCCAACGCGGTGTCGTTCAAGCAGGGCGCGCTGTCCGTGCTCAAGGGGAAAGTGAAGATCGCCAAAGCGTACGACACCCACCAGTGGAGCATGGAGGCCGCGAACATGAACATGTCCGGGGCCATCTCCGCGCTCGGCGCCGGCCGCATCCAGGGGGTCTACGCCGCCAACGACGGTCTCGCGGCCGGCAGCATCGCCGCCCTGAAGGCGAACAAGGTCCGCCCGCTGCCGCCCGTCACCGGGCAGGACGCCGAACTGTCGGCCGTGCGGCGCATCGTCGCCGGTGATCAGTACATGACGGTCTACAAGCCGTTCGGTCCGGAGGCGTCCGCGGGCAGCGCCATGGCCGTGGCCGCGGCCCGCGGTGCCGGCCTCGACCGGATCGCCACGGGCAGGGTGAGAACCAGCGAGGGGACGGCCGTTCCGGCGGTGCGGCTCACCCCGGAGTCCGTGACCGTCGCCGACATCGAGCCCGTCCTGGTGAAGGACGGTGCGTACACGATCCGGCAGATCTGCATCCCCCAGCTCGCGGCCGCCTGCGCCAGGGCCGGGCTGACCTGA
- a CDS encoding ATP-binding cassette domain-containing protein, whose translation MVLVPAPPLLALHGVCKRFGVVEVLTDIELEIHAGQVLALLGDNGAGKSTLVKVISGVAPADKGAIEWEGRPVSIRRPHDARDLGIATVYQDLALCGNLDVVGNLFLGREIRRFGLLDEVEMERRTQQLLERLTRRVPDLRGPVVSLSSGQRQTVAIARSLLGEPRVLLLDEPTAALGFEQTTEVLDLVDRLRDRGVGVLLISHNLGDVKALADRAAVLRLGRNNGFFDVNTASQEQIISSITGATENEPRRAAHRESGW comes from the coding sequence ATGGTTCTCGTGCCGGCTCCCCCCTTGCTGGCGCTGCACGGCGTGTGCAAGCGCTTCGGCGTCGTCGAGGTGCTGACCGACATCGAGCTGGAGATCCACGCCGGCCAGGTCCTCGCCCTGCTCGGCGACAACGGGGCCGGCAAGTCCACCCTGGTCAAAGTGATCTCCGGGGTCGCCCCCGCGGACAAGGGCGCCATCGAGTGGGAGGGCCGGCCGGTCAGCATCAGACGCCCCCACGACGCCCGCGACCTCGGCATCGCCACCGTGTACCAGGACCTCGCGCTGTGCGGGAACCTCGACGTCGTCGGCAATCTCTTCCTCGGCCGGGAGATCCGCAGGTTCGGACTCCTCGACGAGGTGGAGATGGAGCGCCGCACCCAGCAGCTGCTGGAACGGCTGACCAGGCGGGTCCCGGACCTGCGCGGCCCCGTCGTCTCCCTGTCCAGCGGGCAGCGGCAGACCGTCGCCATCGCCCGCTCCCTGCTCGGTGAGCCGAGGGTCCTGCTGCTGGACGAGCCGACCGCGGCCCTGGGGTTCGAGCAGACCACCGAGGTGCTGGACCTCGTCGACCGGTTGCGGGACCGCGGCGTCGGCGTCCTGCTCATCAGCCACAACCTGGGGGACGTCAAAGCCCTCGCGGACCGGGCCGCGGTACTCCGGCTCGGCCGCAACAACGGCTTCTTCGACGTCAACACCGCGTCCCAGGAGCAGATCATCTCCTCCATCACCGGTGCCACGGAGAACGAGCCGCGCCGGGCGGCCCACCGCGAGTCGGGATGGTGA